The Sulfurihydrogenibium sp. genome includes a window with the following:
- a CDS encoding HAD-IIIA family hydrolase: MRYEQIIEKAKKIKWFVFDVDGVLTDGKIIYDSEGKEIKMFYVKDGIGIHMLNMVGIKTAIITGRSSEIVEKRVRELNITEVFQNSSNKLIHYNELKEKYNLKDEEILYIGDDIVDIPVLKRVGFGATVPSAPEEVKKYAIYITNKEGGNGAVREVIDLVLKIQGKYDEIIKKYCEI, encoded by the coding sequence TTGAGATACGAGCAAATCATAGAAAAAGCTAAAAAAATAAAATGGTTCGTTTTTGATGTAGATGGAGTTTTAACTGATGGAAAAATTATCTACGACTCAGAAGGCAAGGAAATAAAAATGTTTTATGTAAAAGATGGAATAGGTATTCATATGCTTAACATGGTTGGTATAAAAACAGCCATCATTACAGGCAGAAGTTCAGAAATAGTAGAGAAAAGAGTAAGGGAGTTAAACATTACAGAAGTTTTTCAAAACTCTTCAAATAAATTAATCCATTACAATGAGCTTAAAGAAAAGTATAATCTTAAAGATGAAGAAATTTTGTATATTGGAGATGATATTGTTGATATTCCAGTGTTAAAAAGGGTTGGATTTGGAGCGACTGTTCCATCTGCACCGGAAGAAGTTAAAAAGTATGCTATTTATATTACTAATAAAGAAGGTGGAAATGGAGCTGTTAGGGAAGTTATAGACTTGGTTTTAAAAATTCAAGGCAAGTATGATGAAATCATTAAAAAATACTGTGAGATTTAG
- a CDS encoding methyltransferase domain-containing protein, with amino-acid sequence MQDRERWNQKYLSGFSGEKEPSEIVKNFYHLAKAGRALDIAAGLGRNSLFLAEKGFVVDAVDVSDVAIEKLKTLHPNINPIHQDLKIYRPEKDKYDLIININFLERILFPYIKEALKKDGVLIFETFLEGSPSKNSDFLLRKNELLHSFLSLEIVYYQEKEVITCKNEKAYKAYLVAIKRC; translated from the coding sequence ATGCAAGATAGGGAAAGGTGGAATCAAAAGTATTTAAGCGGTTTTTCAGGAGAAAAAGAGCCATCAGAAATTGTCAAAAACTTTTATCATTTGGCAAAGGCAGGAAGGGCGCTTGACATTGCAGCAGGTTTAGGCAGGAACTCTTTATTCTTGGCAGAAAAAGGCTTTGTAGTTGATGCTGTTGATGTTTCTGATGTGGCAATTGAAAAACTAAAAACATTACATCCAAACATTAATCCAATTCATCAAGATTTAAAAATTTACAGACCAGAAAAAGATAAATACGATTTGATAATCAATATAAACTTTTTAGAAAGAATTTTATTTCCATACATAAAGGAAGCTTTAAAGAAGGATGGTGTTTTGATTTTTGAGACTTTCCTTGAAGGAAGTCCATCAAAAAACAGTGATTTTTTACTTAGAAAAAATGAGCTATTACATAGCTTTTTATCTTTGGAAATAGTATACTATCAAGAAAAAGAAGTTATTACTTGTAAAAATGAAAAAGCATACAAGGCTTATTTGGTTGCAATAAAAAGATGTTAA
- a CDS encoding MATE family efflux transporter, with the protein MLNQDTKKILSLAVPAALSNFLDIVQVLVDMIMLGRVSPSAIASAGISMQFLGLLYAMMATFSVGTSVVISRYIGAKQYSQANKTAFSISVFSLLLSIPFTTLGFFFSKYIFMFMAGSDEVIRLGQEYFSILALTFPVLFMEMAIYSAFNAAGDTKTPLKIVIVANIINTVLAYGLIFGNFGFPRLEVKGAAIATAVSYYISFFIYLYVINSKHSKIRFEFEFILEEVKKILKIGIPSGLERTLTYFSFLLFVKIIADYGIYTLAGYQVGLRIEGLAFMPGFGFTIAAMTLVGQSLGSNNPQQAEKYSKEIIKIASIFMGLMGVAMVIFPEYLAMVFTNDKKTIEEASLYLRIVGLTQIPLAIGFVLSGVLRGAGATKTTLYINTFSLWVLRIIPAYILSKIFGNILFVYLAMFLETYLKAAILWYFFKKGDWKKIKV; encoded by the coding sequence ATGTTAAATCAAGATACAAAAAAGATTTTATCTTTGGCAGTTCCTGCTGCTTTAAGCAATTTTTTAGATATCGTTCAAGTACTTGTAGATATGATCATGCTTGGAAGGGTTTCTCCCTCTGCCATAGCGTCAGCCGGTATATCTATGCAGTTTTTAGGGCTTTTGTATGCAATGATGGCTACTTTTTCAGTAGGTACTTCTGTTGTAATTTCCCGGTACATCGGAGCAAAGCAGTACTCACAGGCAAACAAAACCGCCTTTTCTATCTCTGTTTTTTCTTTACTATTATCCATTCCGTTTACAACCTTAGGCTTTTTCTTTTCTAAGTATATTTTTATGTTTATGGCAGGTTCTGATGAAGTAATCAGGCTTGGTCAAGAGTATTTTTCTATATTGGCTTTGACCTTTCCGGTTTTATTCATGGAAATGGCTATATACTCTGCATTTAATGCAGCAGGAGACACAAAAACACCTTTAAAGATAGTAATCGTTGCAAACATTATAAACACGGTGCTTGCTTATGGACTGATATTTGGAAATTTTGGATTTCCAAGGCTTGAAGTCAAAGGTGCTGCCATTGCCACAGCCGTAAGCTATTACATAAGCTTTTTTATTTATCTGTACGTGATAAACTCAAAACATTCAAAAATTAGATTTGAATTTGAATTTATACTTGAAGAAGTCAAGAAGATTCTTAAAATCGGTATTCCAAGTGGTTTGGAAAGGACTTTAACATACTTTTCTTTTTTACTTTTTGTAAAGATAATAGCTGATTATGGAATTTACACACTTGCAGGGTATCAGGTAGGACTTAGGATAGAAGGGCTTGCGTTTATGCCGGGTTTTGGCTTTACAATCGCAGCAATGACCCTTGTAGGTCAAAGCCTTGGTTCTAACAATCCACAGCAGGCAGAAAAATATTCAAAAGAGATAATAAAGATTGCTTCTATTTTCATGGGTCTCATGGGTGTTGCGATGGTAATCTTTCCTGAGTATTTAGCCATGGTGTTTACAAATGATAAAAAAACAATAGAAGAGGCTTCTTTATACTTAAGAATAGTAGGACTAACTCAAATTCCTTTAGCAATAGGGTTTGTTTTAAGCGGTGTTTTAAGAGGTGCAGGAGCTACAAAAACAACATTATACATAAATACATTTTCTTTATGGGTTTTAAGAATCATTCCGGCTTACATACTTTCAAAAATTTTTGGAAATATTTTATTTGTGTATTTAGCAATGTTTTTAGAAACATACCTAAAAGCAGCTATACTTTGGTATTTCTTTAAAAAGGGCGATTGGAAAAAGATTAAAGTTTAG